In one Hymenobacter sp. DG25B genomic region, the following are encoded:
- the cdaA gene encoding diadenylate cyclase CdaA has product MIGSFTIGFLRIGWLDVVDVLLVTALFYQLYKLLTGSVALKIFLGLMSIYLLYLVVRAAGMELLTTILGQFMSVGVLASIILFQQEIRRFLLTIGKATTLERMRVFSWRRDSAAEKMNIMPFIEAAKSLAGKNTGALIVFSMGSDLKFYADSGDLIDAAVSKRLLMSIFNKTSPLHDGAVIIANNRIQAARCILPVSENPDVPASLGLRHRAAIGLSEVTDSVVLVVSEETGQISLVRAGEVYRNLSTSDLRARLNEMLFDAEPKASSPKKLSTEEVAA; this is encoded by the coding sequence GTGATTGGCTCCTTCACCATCGGCTTCCTGCGTATTGGCTGGCTGGACGTAGTGGACGTGCTGCTGGTTACGGCCCTATTTTATCAGCTCTACAAGCTGCTGACCGGCAGCGTAGCGCTGAAGATTTTTCTGGGGCTGATGTCGATTTACCTGCTGTACCTGGTGGTGCGGGCCGCGGGCATGGAGCTGTTGACCACCATTCTGGGGCAGTTTATGAGCGTGGGCGTGCTGGCCAGCATTATCCTGTTTCAGCAGGAAATCCGGCGGTTTCTGCTCACCATTGGCAAGGCCACCACGCTGGAGCGCATGCGCGTGTTCTCCTGGCGCCGCGATTCTGCCGCCGAGAAAATGAACATCATGCCCTTCATAGAAGCCGCTAAGAGCCTGGCCGGCAAGAATACCGGCGCGCTCATTGTGTTCAGCATGGGCTCTGATCTGAAGTTTTACGCCGACTCCGGTGACCTGATTGATGCTGCCGTAAGCAAGCGCCTGCTGATGAGCATCTTCAACAAAACCAGCCCCCTGCACGATGGGGCCGTTATCATCGCCAACAACCGCATACAAGCGGCCCGCTGCATTCTGCCGGTAAGCGAAAACCCCGACGTGCCGGCTTCCCTGGGGTTGCGCCACCGCGCCGCCATTGGCCTTTCCGAAGTGACGGACAGCGTGGTGCTGGTAGTAAGCGAGGAAACCGGGCAGATTTCCCTGGTGCGCGCCGGCGAGGTGTACCGCAACCTGTCTACCTCCGACCTGCGGGCCCGCCTGAACGAAATGCTGTTTGACGCCGAGCCTAAAGCTTCCTCTCCCAAGAAGCTCTCCACCGAAGAAGTAGCCGCTTAA
- a CDS encoding shikimate kinase, with protein sequence MRLFLIGMPGAGKTTLGRALATLYALPFLDLDEEIVRQEQRSIPEIFEAEGEDYFRQREAAMLREVVQQQPRLVLATGGGTPCFHNNLAVLLQEGLTIYLHVPVEKLARRLRSEMAARPLLSHLPDAAALQQQLLETLSRREQFYERAPLRCTGSGCSPEAVSHLISRFLTTG encoded by the coding sequence ATGCGTCTGTTTCTGATTGGGATGCCGGGAGCCGGGAAAACCACGCTGGGCCGCGCGCTGGCCACCCTGTATGCGTTGCCTTTTCTGGATCTGGACGAGGAAATTGTACGGCAGGAGCAGCGCAGCATCCCGGAGATATTTGAGGCCGAAGGGGAGGATTATTTCCGCCAGCGGGAAGCGGCGATGTTGCGGGAGGTAGTGCAGCAGCAGCCCCGACTGGTGCTGGCCACGGGCGGGGGCACGCCCTGCTTTCATAACAACCTGGCGGTATTGCTGCAGGAAGGACTCACGATCTACCTGCACGTGCCGGTAGAGAAGCTGGCGCGGCGCCTGCGTTCCGAAATGGCGGCCCGACCTTTGCTCTCTCATTTGCCGGATGCAGCTGCCCTGCAGCAGCAACTTCTCGAAACACTGAGCCGCCGGGAGCAGTTTTACGAGCGCGCCCCGCTGCGCTGCACGGGTTCCGGCTGCTCGCCGGAGGCTGTCAGCCACTTAATTTCCCGGTTTCTGACTACCGGGTAA
- a CDS encoding YihY/virulence factor BrkB family protein, with the protein MGLLLLISFVISAVLTSFTDYLKQLLPNVAVLFIHLIDVLLSLSVTTTLFALIYRFLPDAIIRWRDVWIGAVITALLFVIGKYLIALYIAQADPGSTYGAAGSAIILLVWVNYSALIIFFGAEFTQQFADKYGQCVQPKANAVRIEVREVPEGETKEEISSGRPRAVGRFRA; encoded by the coding sequence GTGGGCCTGCTGCTGCTGATTTCCTTTGTGATAAGCGCCGTGCTCACCTCCTTCACCGATTACCTTAAACAGCTCTTGCCCAATGTAGCCGTGCTATTCATTCACCTCATTGATGTGCTGCTTTCCCTCTCCGTCACTACCACCCTGTTTGCCCTCATCTACCGCTTCCTGCCCGATGCCATCATCCGGTGGCGCGACGTCTGGATTGGGGCAGTTATTACGGCCTTGCTCTTCGTGATTGGCAAGTACCTCATTGCCCTCTACATTGCGCAGGCCGACCCTGGCTCCACCTATGGCGCGGCCGGCTCGGCCATTATTCTGCTGGTATGGGTAAACTACTCGGCCCTCATCATCTTCTTCGGGGCCGAGTTCACCCAGCAGTTCGCCGATAAATACGGCCAGTGCGTGCAGCCCAAGGCTAACGCCGTGCGCATAGAAGTGCGCGAAGTACCGGAAGGCGAAACCAAAGAGGAAATTTCTTCCGGCCGTCCCCGGGCCGTGGGCCGTTTTCGGGCGTAG
- a CDS encoding BT_3928 family protein produces MRLVTRICWLLLGVVFIFSGLVKLNDPVGTALKLEEYFEVFSQDFGQFFMWFYPHARTISLILSTLEVVLGVALLLRWHLRKTLWVLLGLLVFFGFLTFYSAAFNKVTDCGCFGDFIKLTPWASFTKDMILLALWLVVFFGQRYLRLVFAKGTLGVMYITIAAAVAAGIGVYALGHLPYFDFLPYKEGNNIGQLMKPAAPLRYKYIMARNGQEQEFTEYPTDTTWKFKQMVALNPEDAPKITDFRVWNDEGDYTQEILKGNKLLLIIQNVNSADRDRFDKMNTMILSADSSKRDIKTVVLTSSNPADYDAFRHEVNLPVPFYYADATVLKSMVRSNPGIILLENGVVKGKFHYHDIPTREKLEELL; encoded by the coding sequence ATGAGGTTAGTTACCCGCATTTGCTGGTTGTTGCTGGGAGTGGTGTTTATTTTCTCCGGCCTGGTGAAGCTGAATGACCCGGTGGGCACGGCGCTGAAGCTGGAGGAATACTTTGAGGTGTTTTCGCAGGATTTCGGGCAGTTTTTCATGTGGTTCTACCCGCATGCCCGCACCATTTCGCTTATTCTTAGCACGCTGGAAGTAGTGCTGGGCGTGGCCCTGTTGCTGCGCTGGCATCTGCGCAAAACCCTGTGGGTGCTGCTGGGCCTGCTGGTCTTCTTTGGCTTCCTCACCTTCTACTCGGCAGCTTTCAATAAGGTAACCGACTGCGGCTGCTTCGGCGACTTTATTAAGCTCACGCCCTGGGCTTCCTTCACCAAGGATATGATTCTGCTGGCCCTGTGGCTGGTGGTGTTTTTTGGGCAGCGCTACCTGCGGCTGGTGTTTGCCAAAGGCACGCTGGGCGTGATGTACATCACCATTGCCGCCGCGGTAGCCGCCGGTATTGGTGTGTATGCCCTGGGCCACCTGCCTTACTTCGATTTCCTGCCTTACAAAGAGGGCAACAACATTGGCCAGCTGATGAAGCCCGCAGCCCCCCTGCGCTACAAATACATTATGGCGCGCAACGGCCAGGAGCAGGAGTTTACCGAGTACCCCACCGATACCACCTGGAAGTTTAAGCAGATGGTAGCCCTGAACCCGGAAGACGCACCCAAAATCACGGACTTTCGGGTGTGGAATGATGAAGGTGATTACACGCAGGAGATTCTGAAAGGCAACAAGCTGCTGCTCATTATCCAGAATGTGAACAGCGCCGACCGGGACCGGTTCGACAAGATGAACACCATGATTCTGTCGGCTGATTCTTCCAAGCGGGATATCAAAACCGTGGTGCTCACCAGCAGCAACCCCGCCGACTACGATGCCTTCCGCCATGAGGTAAACCTGCCCGTGCCCTTCTACTACGCCGATGCCACGGTGCTGAAATCCATGGTGCGCTCCAACCCCGGCATTATTCTGCTGGAAAATGGCGTGGTGAAAGGCAAGTTCCATTATCACGACATCCCGACTCGCGAAAAGCTGGAAGAGCTGCTATAA
- a CDS encoding DUF3891 family protein, with translation MIVNHTPDGWQIIYQQAHALLAAQLAWHWQPFGPADRWVGLLAAIAQHDDEQRHWDGHYGLTPAGAPANFTMKDFSLEQAQGVMKAARFQGRWRSLLTSMHLQTLYHGLRSQQKVIDAFLTEQEAQQKRWRRELKITQKEARQAYDLMHWCDRLSLILCRQELPEMGRELEIYEGPDGQRYNVCRPAADGPVTVTPWPFREKQLTVSVEASQLRQLQFADDQELAAALREAPVETLRWELAR, from the coding sequence ATGATTGTAAACCATACGCCCGATGGCTGGCAGATTATCTACCAGCAGGCCCATGCACTATTAGCGGCCCAGCTGGCCTGGCACTGGCAGCCGTTTGGCCCCGCCGACCGGTGGGTGGGCCTGCTGGCCGCTATTGCCCAGCACGATGATGAGCAGCGGCACTGGGATGGGCATTATGGCCTGACGCCCGCCGGGGCGCCGGCCAACTTCACCATGAAGGATTTTTCCCTGGAGCAGGCCCAGGGCGTGATGAAGGCCGCCCGCTTTCAGGGCCGCTGGCGTAGCCTGCTTACCAGCATGCACCTGCAAACGCTGTATCATGGGCTGCGCAGTCAGCAGAAAGTGATTGACGCATTTTTGACCGAGCAGGAAGCGCAGCAAAAACGATGGCGCCGGGAGCTGAAAATCACCCAAAAAGAAGCCCGGCAAGCCTACGACCTTATGCATTGGTGCGACCGGCTCAGCCTGATTCTCTGTCGGCAGGAACTCCCGGAAATGGGCCGGGAACTGGAGATTTACGAGGGGCCCGATGGGCAACGCTATAATGTATGCCGCCCCGCGGCCGATGGCCCGGTAACGGTAACGCCCTGGCCGTTTCGGGAAAAGCAGCTTACTGTGAGTGTAGAAGCCAGCCAGCTCCGGCAGCTCCAGTTCGCCGACGACCAGGAGCTGGCCGCGGCGCTGCGGGAAGCCCCGGTAGAAACGCTCCGCTGGGAGCTGGCGCGCTAG
- a CDS encoding sterol desaturase family protein: MNTSSSAAEAQPTPVKTPDAIKPKHKGSARLFENPTLERLTHTHIAAPLSIFFAVAAVSLYYGLSEGLLTGLSAMGLFLAGWFLFTLVEYLMHRFVYHINTNTPAKAKFQYTMHGVHHEYPKDKTRLAMPPILTVFVASLLFFIFRFVFGNAGFGLLAGFVFGYALYLFVHYALHVYAPPKNFLKFWWHHHAQHHYKQDEIAFGVSTTLWDHIIGTMPKQRKVK, from the coding sequence ATGAATACATCCTCTTCTGCTGCCGAAGCCCAACCAACGCCGGTGAAAACGCCCGATGCCATCAAGCCCAAGCACAAAGGATCGGCCCGTTTATTCGAAAACCCCACGCTGGAGCGCCTCACGCACACGCACATTGCGGCGCCGCTCAGCATTTTCTTCGCCGTGGCGGCCGTCAGCCTCTACTATGGCTTGAGCGAGGGGCTGCTGACGGGCCTGAGCGCCATGGGTCTGTTTCTGGCGGGCTGGTTCCTGTTCACGTTAGTGGAGTATCTGATGCACCGCTTCGTATACCACATCAACACCAACACGCCTGCCAAGGCCAAGTTTCAATACACCATGCACGGCGTACACCACGAGTACCCGAAAGATAAAACCCGCCTGGCCATGCCGCCCATCCTGACGGTGTTCGTGGCCTCGCTGCTGTTTTTCATCTTCCGGTTTGTATTTGGCAACGCTGGTTTCGGGCTGCTGGCGGGTTTTGTGTTCGGCTACGCGCTATACCTGTTTGTGCACTACGCTCTCCACGTGTACGCGCCACCAAAGAACTTCCTGAAGTTCTGGTGGCACCACCACGCTCAACACCACTACAAGCAGGATGAAATTGCTTTTGGCGTGAGCACCACGCTCTGGGACCACATCATTGGCACCATGCCTAAGCAGCGGAAAGTTAAGTAA
- a CDS encoding YihY/virulence factor BrkB family protein, with protein MPTSFSFSNIFSLLKSTSAAFMENNSFRHAAALSYYTIFSLPPLLIIVITTASTLLGSAAITGQLFHQLSNLVGADSARFIQNSINEFNQQEKSGIAAAIGVGVLIFAATTFFVTLQQSINDIWDLKVKPAATSGSF; from the coding sequence ATGCCCACATCCTTCTCATTCTCCAATATTTTCTCTCTGCTAAAGTCTACCAGCGCGGCTTTTATGGAGAACAACTCGTTTCGGCACGCGGCGGCGCTTTCCTACTACACCATTTTTTCGCTGCCGCCGCTGCTCATCATCGTTATTACCACGGCCAGCACGCTGCTGGGCTCGGCCGCCATTACCGGCCAGCTGTTTCACCAGCTGAGTAACCTGGTAGGGGCCGATTCAGCCAGGTTTATCCAGAATTCTATCAACGAGTTCAATCAGCAGGAAAAGTCGGGGATAGCCGCCGCTATTGGTGTGGGTGTACTGATTTTTGCCGCTACTACCTTCTTTGTTACGCTGCAGCAGAGCATTAACGATATCTGGGACCTGAAAGTGAAGCCCGCAGCAACATCTGGCAGTTTCTGA
- the folP gene encoding dihydropteroate synthase, translating to MLDLHRPQVMGILNLTPDSFFAGSRIGAADELLRRAEAMLTAGAAVLDLGGYSTRPGAAEVSEEEEKRRVLPALQALRQRFPEAFLSIDTFRASVAAEAVAAGADILNDISAGTLDADMIATAGRLNVPYVLMHMRGTPQDMAQHTEYAEDLVTELVRFFRDKLAALRAAGVVDVVLDPGFGFAKNAAQNHELLRRLDELRVLGLPILAGLSRKSMVFKPLGLTPDAALTGTVAVNTIALLNGARLLRVHDVAEAMQTIQLVFNTYSTPSSP from the coding sequence GTGCTGGATTTGCACCGCCCACAGGTAATGGGCATCCTCAACCTCACGCCCGATTCGTTCTTTGCCGGCAGCCGCATTGGTGCCGCCGATGAGCTGCTGCGCCGCGCCGAGGCCATGCTTACGGCCGGCGCCGCCGTGCTGGACCTAGGCGGCTACTCCACCCGCCCCGGCGCCGCGGAGGTAAGCGAGGAGGAGGAAAAGCGCCGCGTTCTGCCCGCCCTGCAGGCCCTGCGGCAGCGCTTTCCGGAGGCCTTTCTGTCCATTGATACTTTCCGGGCCAGCGTAGCCGCCGAAGCCGTAGCCGCCGGGGCCGATATTTTGAACGACATCAGCGCCGGCACCCTGGATGCCGATATGATAGCCACGGCCGGCCGCCTGAACGTGCCCTACGTGCTGATGCACATGCGCGGCACCCCGCAGGACATGGCCCAGCACACCGAGTACGCCGAGGACCTGGTAACGGAGTTGGTTCGGTTTTTCCGGGATAAGCTGGCTGCCCTGCGCGCCGCCGGCGTGGTAGACGTGGTGCTGGATCCGGGTTTCGGGTTTGCCAAAAATGCCGCCCAAAACCACGAGCTGCTGCGCCGCCTGGATGAGCTGCGCGTGCTGGGCCTGCCTATTCTGGCCGGGCTCTCGCGCAAATCCATGGTTTTTAAGCCGCTGGGACTCACCCCGGATGCAGCCCTTACGGGTACTGTGGCCGTCAATACCATAGCGCTGCTCAACGGCGCCCGCCTCCTGCGCGTACATGACGTGGCCGAAGCCATGCAAACCATTCAGCTCGTATTCAACACATACTCAACTCCTTCCTCCCCGTGA
- the kbl gene encoding glycine C-acetyltransferase, with product MYTTLQPDLQQQLQEIKDAGLYKKERIITSPQGAEIETEEAGEVLNFCANNYLGLSSHPEVIKAAKEAIDTHGYGMSSVRFICGTQDIHKELEAKLAEFLGTEDTILYAAAFDANGGVFEPLFNEQDAIISDALNHASIIDGVRLCKAQRYRYTHNDMADLEAQLQDAVAKGTRHRIIVTDGSFSMDGTIAQLDKICDLADKYEALVMIDECHSMGFLGKTGRGTHEYRNVMGRVDIITGTLGKALGGAMGGFTSGRKEIIDMLRQRSRPYLFSNTLAPAIVGASIRVLDLLTESTELRDRLEENTKYFREEMTKAGFDIKPGEHPIVPVMLYDAKLSQEFAARMLEHGIYVVGFYFPVVAKGQARIRVQMSAAHTRAHLDKAIAAFIAVGKELGTLKDRSAAQPEAGQVVINTP from the coding sequence ATGTATACCACCCTCCAGCCCGACCTGCAGCAGCAGCTACAGGAAATAAAAGATGCCGGCCTCTACAAAAAGGAGCGCATCATTACCTCGCCCCAGGGCGCCGAAATTGAGACGGAAGAGGCGGGGGAAGTGCTGAATTTCTGCGCCAATAACTACCTGGGCCTGTCCTCGCACCCGGAGGTAATTAAGGCGGCCAAGGAAGCCATTGATACCCACGGCTACGGTATGTCGTCGGTGCGCTTTATCTGCGGCACTCAGGATATTCACAAAGAGCTGGAAGCCAAGCTGGCCGAGTTTCTGGGTACCGAAGACACCATTCTGTACGCAGCAGCTTTTGATGCCAACGGCGGCGTGTTCGAGCCCCTGTTCAACGAGCAGGACGCTATTATTTCCGATGCTCTGAACCACGCCAGCATTATTGATGGCGTGCGCCTGTGTAAAGCCCAGCGCTACCGCTACACCCACAACGACATGGCCGACCTGGAAGCCCAGCTGCAGGACGCCGTGGCCAAAGGCACCCGCCACCGCATCATCGTTACGGACGGCTCCTTCTCCATGGACGGCACCATTGCCCAGCTGGACAAAATCTGCGACCTGGCCGATAAGTATGAGGCCCTGGTGATGATTGACGAGTGCCACAGCATGGGCTTCCTGGGCAAAACCGGCCGCGGCACCCACGAGTACCGCAACGTGATGGGCCGCGTGGATATCATTACCGGCACGCTGGGCAAAGCCCTGGGCGGCGCCATGGGCGGCTTCACCTCCGGCCGTAAGGAAATCATTGACATGCTGCGCCAGCGCAGCCGCCCTTACCTGTTCTCCAATACCCTGGCCCCGGCCATTGTGGGTGCCAGCATCCGGGTGCTGGACCTGCTCACGGAAAGCACCGAGCTGCGCGACCGGCTGGAGGAAAACACCAAGTATTTCCGCGAGGAAATGACCAAAGCCGGCTTCGACATTAAGCCCGGTGAGCACCCCATTGTGCCCGTGATGCTGTATGATGCCAAGCTGAGCCAGGAGTTTGCGGCCCGCATGCTGGAGCACGGCATTTACGTGGTGGGTTTCTACTTCCCCGTGGTAGCCAAAGGCCAGGCCCGCATTCGGGTGCAGATGAGCGCCGCTCATACCCGCGCGCATCTGGACAAGGCCATTGCGGCCTTTATAGCCGTAGGCAAAGAGCTGGGTACCCTCAAGGACCGCTCGGCCGCCCAGCCGGAAGCCGGCCAGGTGGTTATCAACACGCCATGA
- a CDS encoding NAD-dependent epimerase/dehydratase family protein, protein MATSTPGTSGDTVLIIGAGGQLGLELTHELRQRYGASNVVAADVRAPKDAETHEAGPFELLDVLDKNRLTEVVQQYKPKQVYHLAALLSATAEKNPKFGWQLNMDGLFNVLDAAVDLGVQQVYWPSSIAVFGPDTPRENTPQLTIMNPNTIYGISKLAGEQWCEWYFRKHGLDVRSLRYPGLIGYKSLPGGGTTDYAVDIYHKAVAGQPYECFLKEDTYLPMMYMPDALKATLDLMHAPADSIKIRSSYNLGAMSFSPKEITASIQRHLPEFEVTYKPDSRQQIADSWPASIDDTRARQDWGWQPDFDLDKMTDDMLLHLKQQVAETAAVAR, encoded by the coding sequence ATGGCTACTTCCACACCCGGTACCTCCGGCGACACAGTTCTTATCATCGGAGCCGGCGGGCAGCTGGGTCTGGAGCTTACCCACGAGCTGCGCCAGCGCTACGGCGCCTCTAACGTGGTAGCCGCCGATGTGCGCGCCCCCAAGGATGCGGAAACGCACGAAGCGGGCCCCTTTGAGCTGCTGGATGTGCTGGACAAAAACCGCCTGACGGAAGTAGTGCAGCAATACAAGCCCAAGCAGGTGTACCACTTGGCGGCCCTGCTCTCGGCCACGGCCGAGAAAAACCCCAAGTTTGGCTGGCAGCTGAACATGGATGGCCTTTTTAACGTGCTGGATGCCGCCGTAGACCTAGGCGTGCAGCAGGTGTACTGGCCCAGCAGCATTGCCGTGTTCGGGCCCGATACCCCGCGCGAGAACACGCCCCAGCTCACCATCATGAACCCCAACACCATCTACGGCATCAGCAAGCTGGCCGGCGAGCAGTGGTGTGAGTGGTATTTCCGCAAGCATGGCCTGGATGTGCGCAGCCTGCGCTACCCCGGCCTCATCGGCTACAAATCCTTGCCCGGCGGCGGCACGACAGACTATGCTGTGGACATCTACCACAAAGCCGTGGCTGGCCAGCCCTATGAGTGCTTCCTGAAGGAAGACACCTACCTGCCCATGATGTACATGCCCGATGCTCTGAAGGCTACCCTGGACCTCATGCACGCCCCCGCCGACAGCATCAAAATCCGCAGCAGCTACAACCTGGGGGCCATGAGCTTCTCGCCCAAGGAAATTACGGCCAGCATTCAGCGCCACCTGCCGGAGTTTGAGGTGACATATAAGCCCGATTCCCGCCAGCAGATTGCCGACTCCTGGCCCGCCAGCATCGACGACACGCGCGCCCGCCAGGACTGGGGCTGGCAGCCGGATTTCGACCTGGATAAAATGACCGACGATATGCTGCTGCACCTCAAGCAGCAGGTAGCCGAAACGGCTGCCGTAGCCCGGTAA
- a CDS encoding ABC transporter permease, with amino-acid sequence MIWFILRRLVQGLLVLAGVALTVFFLFNVLPGDPVALLAGQRSDEATRAAIAADLGLDKPLPAQLLGYLNDVSPVGVHPRDSAGVAKYGGVTLVPLGEQAVVLKKPYLRRSFQSNKEVLLILLDHFTGTMWLALAAMLLAAVLGILFGVLAALRPHSWIDRTLITTSVLGISVPSFVAAILIAMTFGFYWSRWTGLNLTGQLFETDPFTGRHLVLRNLILPAFALGIRPLAVITQLTRSSMLDVLSQDYIRTARAKGLSSYRTVMGHALKNALNPVVTAVSGWLASLMAGAFFIEYIFNWKGLGTVTLRAVENLDFPVVMGSTIFIAALFVVVNIAVDVLYAVLDPRVKLG; translated from the coding sequence ATGATTTGGTTTATCCTTCGCCGCCTAGTGCAGGGGCTCCTGGTACTGGCCGGCGTAGCCCTTACGGTATTCTTTCTGTTTAACGTGCTGCCCGGCGACCCGGTAGCTCTGCTGGCCGGCCAACGCTCAGACGAAGCCACACGCGCGGCCATTGCCGCCGACCTGGGCCTGGACAAGCCCCTGCCCGCTCAGCTGCTGGGCTACCTCAATGATGTGTCGCCGGTGGGCGTGCACCCCCGGGACTCCGCAGGCGTGGCCAAGTACGGCGGCGTTACGCTGGTGCCGCTTGGCGAGCAGGCCGTGGTGCTGAAAAAGCCCTACCTGCGCCGCTCCTTTCAAAGCAACAAAGAAGTGCTGCTGATTTTGCTGGACCACTTTACCGGCACTATGTGGCTGGCCCTGGCGGCCATGCTGCTGGCGGCGGTACTTGGTATTCTGTTCGGTGTGCTGGCCGCGCTGCGCCCCCATTCCTGGATTGACCGCACTTTGATTACCACCTCGGTACTGGGTATCTCGGTACCATCGTTTGTGGCCGCTATCCTCATTGCCATGACCTTTGGCTTTTACTGGAGCCGCTGGACGGGCCTGAACCTAACCGGACAGCTCTTTGAAACGGACCCCTTCACCGGCCGCCATCTGGTGCTGCGCAACCTCATTTTGCCGGCCTTCGCGCTGGGCATCCGGCCGCTGGCGGTCATCACCCAGCTCACGCGCAGCTCTATGCTGGATGTGCTCAGCCAGGACTACATCCGCACGGCCCGGGCCAAGGGGCTTTCCAGCTACCGCACCGTCATGGGCCACGCCCTGAAAAACGCGCTGAACCCGGTGGTAACGGCGGTGTCCGGCTGGCTGGCCTCGCTCATGGCCGGGGCGTTTTTCATTGAATACATCTTCAACTGGAAAGGCCTGGGCACCGTTACGCTCCGCGCCGTAGAAAACCTGGATTTCCCCGTGGTAATGGGCTCCACCATCTTTATTGCCGCCCTGTTTGTGGTGGTGAATATTGCGGTAGATGTCTTGTATGCCGTCCTCGACCCGCGGGTAAAACTGGGGTAG
- a CDS encoding DUF6920 family protein, which produces MKYWTRITGLAAAGLAGLTGAGVLGTRLWNRRTEQLVAQLAGPLPGAGHQVFTMEELTGLPVPVANYFRFALQPGQALIRRARLRETGGFRAGTSWSSFTAVHHVHTLPPGFVWDARIYMLPLLPVQIRDSYVAGSGAMQGRLAGLLPVVKESNRPDLDAGALLRYLAEAVWYPTALLPSQGVTWSALDNASALATLTDGHTTVSLQFYFGEQGEIVRCYTPARFRDVNGAGVPTPWGGTYHTYIQAAGMRVPQAGEVAWFLPEGPRAYWRGRLQCTFDFGLPPFKGV; this is translated from the coding sequence ATGAAATACTGGACCAGAATAACCGGCCTGGCTGCTGCGGGGCTGGCAGGCCTGACAGGCGCCGGCGTCCTCGGCACGCGCCTTTGGAACCGCCGCACTGAGCAACTGGTAGCCCAGCTGGCCGGGCCACTGCCGGGCGCGGGGCATCAGGTATTTACAATGGAGGAGCTAACGGGGCTGCCGGTGCCGGTGGCCAACTACTTCCGGTTTGCCCTGCAGCCGGGGCAGGCGCTCATCCGCAGAGCCCGCCTCCGGGAAACCGGCGGGTTCCGGGCCGGCACTTCCTGGAGCTCGTTTACGGCGGTGCACCACGTGCACACGCTGCCTCCTGGCTTTGTGTGGGATGCCCGTATTTATATGCTGCCCCTGCTGCCGGTGCAGATCCGGGACAGCTACGTGGCCGGCAGCGGTGCCATGCAGGGCCGGCTGGCCGGTTTGCTACCCGTGGTAAAAGAAAGTAACCGCCCTGATCTGGACGCGGGTGCCCTGCTCCGCTACCTGGCGGAGGCGGTATGGTACCCTACCGCGCTGCTGCCCAGTCAGGGAGTAACCTGGAGCGCCCTGGATAACGCTTCTGCGCTAGCCACCCTCACGGATGGGCACACTACCGTCTCGCTGCAGTTTTATTTTGGGGAGCAGGGTGAAATTGTACGGTGCTATACACCGGCCCGCTTCCGGGATGTGAATGGTGCGGGCGTGCCTACCCCGTGGGGCGGCACGTACCATACCTATATCCAGGCAGCCGGTATGCGGGTACCACAGGCGGGAGAAGTAGCCTGGTTTCTTCCGGAAGGCCCCCGTGCCTACTGGCGGGGCCGGCTGCAGTGCACCTTCGACTTTGGACTGCCCCCTTTCAAAGGGGTCTGA
- a CDS encoding DUF1599 domain-containing protein produces the protein MQNQTQHEYDAVIGHCRKLFLAKSHDYGTAWRIMRLPSITDQIYIKAQRIRSIQEKGTQRVAEGIDEEFVAIINYCLIALMQLHLPLEAPLELPLEEVTAAYDREVNTTRELLFAKNHDYGEAWRHMRVESITDIILMKLHRTKQIEDLAGQTKVSEGVEANYRDMLNYAVFALIKRGLAAAPQPESAHTV, from the coding sequence TTGCAGAACCAAACCCAGCACGAGTACGACGCGGTTATCGGGCACTGCCGGAAGCTGTTTCTGGCTAAGTCCCACGACTATGGCACGGCCTGGCGCATTATGCGCCTGCCCTCCATCACCGATCAGATCTACATCAAAGCGCAGCGCATCCGCTCCATTCAGGAGAAAGGCACCCAGCGCGTGGCCGAAGGAATTGATGAGGAGTTTGTAGCCATCATCAACTACTGTCTCATTGCCCTCATGCAGCTACACCTGCCGCTGGAGGCCCCGCTGGAGCTGCCTCTGGAGGAAGTTACCGCCGCCTACGACCGGGAAGTGAACACCACCCGGGAACTGCTCTTCGCCAAAAACCACGACTACGGCGAGGCCTGGCGCCACATGCGCGTGGAAAGCATCACCGATATCATTCTGATGAAGCTGCACCGCACTAAGCAGATTGAAGATCTGGCGGGGCAAACCAAGGTGTCGGAAGGGGTGGAGGCCAACTACCGGGACATGCTGAACTACGCCGTTTTTGCGCTGATTAAGCGCGGGCTGGCGGCGGCTCCCCAACCAGAATCGGCTCACACAGTTTAA